In Anticarsia gemmatalis isolate Benzon Research Colony breed Stoneville strain chromosome 5, ilAntGemm2 primary, whole genome shotgun sequence, the following are encoded in one genomic region:
- the LOC142973071 gene encoding uncharacterized protein LOC142973071 — protein MYSKVVVFCALLALCQAGLIDEGHGQAVSSQSIIRHEQPSLQTHHLAPVVEHHAPLLHHAPVIEQAAYLQHSAPIVHAAPLIQHVAPATIHHAPVVQHLAPVSIGRAEHAEEHAPAKYEFSYSVEDPHTGDHKSQHESRDGDVVKGEYSLLQPDGSVRKVEYTADDHNGFNAVVHNSEPNAHAAPPSPAPVAHAAPLVHAAPVVHAAPVVHAAPVVHAAPVVHAGPIVHAAPLVHAAPIVHAAPTHFIAAHH, from the exons ATGTACTCCAAA GTAGTAGTGTTCTGCGCTTTGTTGGCTCTTTGCCAAGCGGGTTTGATTGATGAAGGACATGGACAAGCGGTGTCATCACAGAGCATCATTCGTCATGAGCAGCCTTCCCTTCAGACTCATCACTTGGCTCCTGTAGTTGAGCATCACGCTCCTCTGTTGCACCATGCGCCGGTCATTGAACAAGCAGCGTATCTTCAGCATAGCGCTCCTATTGTCCACGCGGCTCCTTTGATCCAGCACGTGGCGCCGGCGACCATTCACCACGCCCCCGTCGTTCAACACCTCGCCCCTGTATCTATCGGGCGCGCCGAACACGCCGAGGAACAT GCTCCCGCCAAGTATGAGTTCTCATACTCCGTGGAAGACCCTCACACCGGTGACCACAAGTCCCAGCACGAGAGCCGCGACGGTGATGTCGTGAAGGGAGAGTACTCTCTGCTGCAGCCTGATGGCTCCGTCCGCAAGGTCGAGTACACCGCTGATGACCACAATGG CTTCAACGCGGTCGTGCACAACTCGGAGCCTAACGCGCATGCGGCCCCACCGAGCCCTGCTCCCGTGGCGCACGCCGCTCCCTTAGTCCACGCCGCTCCTGTTGTCCACGCAGCTCCGGTAGTTCATGCGGCTCCGGTAGTCCACGCCGCCCCTGTTGTCCATGCAGGTCCCATCGTCCACGCAGCTCCACTTGTCCACGCCGCCCCCATCGTCCACGCGGCGCCCACCCACTTCATCGCAGCCCaccattaa
- the LOC142973076 gene encoding larval cuticle protein A3A-like, translating to MFSKIVIACALVAVCQAGLLHHAPAVSSQNIVRHDQAIHHEVPVHYSAPVVHAAPIAHAAPISHSSHIAHHVPVHAVHAAPIHEAPVVHAAPSHEDHYVDEYAHPKYGYSYSVEDPHTGDHKSQHETRDGDVVKGEYSLLQPDGSFRKVTYTADHHNGFNAVVHNSPPVIHHH from the exons ATGTTCTCCAAA ATCGTGATCGCATGCGCTCTGGTGGCGGTGTGCCAGGCTGGTCTCCTGCACCACGCGCCCGCCGTCTCTTCCCAGAACATCGTTCGCCACGACCAGGCCATTCACCATGAAGTTCCCGTCCACTACTCGGCTCCCGTGGTCCACGCGGCGCCAATTGCCCACGCCGCCCCCATTTCCCACTCATCCCACATTGCCCACCATGTGCCGGTCCACGCCGTGCACGCCGCGCCCATCCATGAGGCTCCCGTTGTCCACGCTGCGCCTTCCCATGAGGATCACTACGTCGATGAATAT GCTCATCCCAAATACGGTTACTCGTACTCCGTGGAGGACCCTCACACCGGTGACCACAAGTCCCAGCACGAGACCCGCGACGGTGATGTCGTGAAGGGAGAATACTCTCTGCTGCAGCCTGATGGCTCCTTCCGCAAGGTCACCTACACCGCTGACCACCACAATGG TTTCAACGCGGTCGTGCACAACTCCCCGCCAGTGATCCACCATCATTAG